One window from the genome of Rhinolophus ferrumequinum isolate MPI-CBG mRhiFer1 chromosome 10, mRhiFer1_v1.p, whole genome shotgun sequence encodes:
- the FBXL14 gene encoding LOW QUALITY PROTEIN: F-box/LRR-repeat protein 14 (The sequence of the model RefSeq protein was modified relative to this genomic sequence to represent the inferred CDS: inserted 1 base in 1 codon): protein METHISCLFPELLAMIFGYLDVRDKGRAAQVCTAWRDAAYHKSVWRGVEAKLHLRRANPSLFPSLQARGIRRVQILSLRRSLSYVIQGMANIESLNLSGCYNLTDNGLGHAFVQEISSLRALNLSLCKQITDSSLGRIAQYLKGLEVLELGGCSNITNTGLLLIAWGLQRLKSLNLRSCRHLSDVGIGHLAGMTRSAAEGCLGLEQLTLQDCQKLTDLSLKHISRGLTGLRLLNLSFCGGISDAGLLHLSHMGSLRSLNLRSCDNISDTGIMHLAMGSLRLSGLDVSFCDKVGDQSLAYIAQGLDGLKSLSLCSCHISDDGINRMVRQMHGLRTLNIGQCVRITDKGLELIAEHLSQLTGIDLYGCTRITKRGLERITQLPCLKVLNLGLWQMTDSEKVRILHSNMRDHGVXRNPETFIK from the exons atggagaCCCACATCTCATGCTTGTTCCCCGAGCTGCTGGCCATGATCTTCGGCTACCTGGACGTCCGGGACAAGGGGCGCGCGGCGCAGGTGTGCACGGCTTGGCGGGACGCCGCCTACCACAAGTCGGTGTGGCGGGGGGTGGAGGCCAAGCTGCACCTGCGCCGGGCCAACCCGTCGCTGTTCCCCAGCCTGCAGGCCCGGGGCATCCGCCGGGTGCAGATCCTGAGCCTACGCCGCAGCCTCAGCTACGTGATCCAGGGCATGGCCAACATCGAGAGCCTCAACCTGAGCGGCTGCTACAACCTCACCGACAACGGACTGGGCCACGCGTTTGTGCAGGAGATCAGTTCGCTGCGCGCCCTCAACCTGAGCCTCTGCAAGCAGATCACCGACAGCAGCCTGGGCCGCATAGCGCAGTACCTCAAGGGCCTGGAGGTTCTGGAGCTGGGGGGCTGCAGCAACATCACCAACACCGGCCTCCTGCTCATCGCCTGGGGCCTGCAGCGCCTCAAGAGCCTTAATCTCCGCAGCTGCCGACACCTCTCGGATGTGGGCATTGGGCACCTGGCCGGCATGACGCGCAGCGCGGCCGAGGGCTGCCTGGGCCTGGAACAGCTCACGCTGCAGGACTGTCAGAAGCTCACCGATCTTTCTCTAAAGCACATCTCCCGGGGGCTGACGGGCCTGAGGCTCCTCAACCTCAGCTTCTGCGGAGGCATCTCGGACGCGGGCCTCCTGCACCTGTCGCACATGGGCAGCCTCCGCAGCCTTAACCTGCGCTCCTGCGACAACATCAGTGACACGGGCATCATGCATCTGGCCATGGGTAGCCTGCGCCTCTCCGGGCTGGATGTGTCGTTCTGTGACAAGGTGGGGGACCAGAGTCTGGCTTACATAGCGCAGGGGCTGGACGGCCTcaagtctctctccctctgctcctgccacATCAGCGATGATGGCATCAACCGCATGGTGCGGCAGATGCACGGGCTGCGCACGCTCAACATCGGACAGTGCGTGCGAATCACGGACAAGGGCCTGGAGCTGATTGCTGAGCACCTAAGCCAGCTCACTGGCATAGACCTGTATGGCTGTACCCGAATCACCAAGCGCGGCCTGGAGCGCATCACGCAGCTGCCCTGCCTCAAGGTACTCAACCTGGGACTCTGGCAGATGACGGACAGTGAGAAGGTCAG aatccTCCACAGCAACATGCGAGACCATGGAG AAAGAAATCCAGAGACCTTTATCAAGTAA